In Calothrix sp. PCC 7507, one DNA window encodes the following:
- a CDS encoding trans-aconitate 2-methyltransferase → MTNISLSHTWNTTLYEDKHAFVWQYGEELLKLLNPQPGESILDLGCGTGQLTEKIAQTASEVIGIDSAPAMIEKAKQNYPHLHFDVGDATNFQVEQPLDAVFSNAVLHWVKAADRAIASIHQALKPGGRFVAEFGGKGNVQAIAQALSHAVEAIGAPQALNPWYFPSIAEYATLLEQQGFDVIYAVLLARPTPLADGEAGLLNWIQMFASAFLIELSVEQQIQVIRNVEEYLKPTLYHQGTWTADYRRIRILAIKI, encoded by the coding sequence ATGACTAATATTTCTTTATCTCATACTTGGAACACTACCCTTTATGAAGATAAACACGCCTTCGTCTGGCAGTATGGCGAAGAATTGCTGAAATTACTCAACCCTCAGCCAGGAGAATCGATTTTGGATCTCGGTTGTGGCACTGGACAACTCACAGAAAAAATTGCCCAAACAGCATCTGAAGTGATAGGAATTGATAGCGCGCCGGCGATGATTGAGAAGGCCAAACAAAACTATCCCCATCTGCATTTTGATGTTGGTGACGCTACAAACTTTCAAGTTGAACAGCCATTAGATGCGGTATTTTCCAACGCTGTATTACATTGGGTGAAAGCAGCAGATAGAGCGATCGCTTCCATACATCAAGCACTCAAACCCGGAGGGCGTTTTGTCGCTGAATTTGGCGGGAAGGGGAACGTTCAGGCGATCGCTCAAGCTTTATCTCACGCTGTGGAGGCGATCGGCGCTCCCCAAGCACTGAATCCTTGGTATTTCCCCAGCATTGCTGAATATGCTACCCTCCTAGAACAGCAAGGTTTTGATGTTATCTATGCAGTCTTATTAGCGCGTCCAACTCCTCTAGCTGATGGCGAAGCAGGCTTGCTAAACTGGATTCAGATGTTCGCTAGCGCTTTTTTAATAGAACTTTCTGTCGAGCAACAAATACAAGTCATTCGCAACGTCGAAGAGTATCTCAAACCAACGCTGTATCATCAGGGAACTTGGACAGCAGACTACCGCAGAATTCGTATCCTTGCCATAAAAATTTAG
- the grxC gene encoding glutaredoxin 3 — MLDFLNPVLNRHPERVKANVEIYTWQTCPFCIRAKLLLWWKGVKFTEYKIDGDEAARAKMAERADGRRSVPQIFINNQHVGGCDDLYKLDTQGQLDPLLAAA, encoded by the coding sequence ATGCTAGACTTCCTCAATCCTGTTTTAAATCGCCATCCAGAACGAGTGAAAGCCAACGTTGAAATCTACACTTGGCAAACCTGCCCTTTCTGTATCCGCGCCAAGCTGCTGTTGTGGTGGAAAGGTGTAAAATTCACCGAATATAAAATTGATGGTGATGAAGCCGCCAGAGCTAAAATGGCAGAACGTGCCGATGGACGTCGCTCAGTACCACAAATTTTTATCAATAACCAGCATGTCGGTGGCTGCGATGACCTTTATAAGTTAGATACCCAAGGTCAACTTGACCCTCTGTTAGCGGCAGCATAA
- a CDS encoding DNA polymerase I encodes MSQTSDSATTTRPTFILIDGHSLAFRSYFAFAKGRDGGLRTKTGIPTSVCFGFLKSLLEVMATQQPEAITVAFDLGLPTFRHEADDTYKADRPGTPEDFVPDLKNLQELLTGFNLPIFTAPGYEADDVLGTLAQRATAAGYKVKILTGDRDLFQLIDLDKEITVLNFSPDAWKRSTNSITEFGPEQVQEKMGILPSQVVDFKALCGDKSDNIPGVRGIGEKTAVQLLKAYGSLDQIYAALPEIKGATQKKLVDGKEDAEKSRYLASIVLDVPLEVDLAACKLTGFDKNILAPILEKLEFNRFLDKIDELQQRFGGKVAAAPKAEIADGEEFADESVAFFSFAETQAAQKQAASPIQPRIINTEAKLTELVSLLQKFTNPEIPVAWDTETTDLEPRNASLVGIGCCWGTKLDEMAYIPLGHKIGENLNQDVALKLLRPILESADYPKALQNAKFDRLVLRCQGINLAGLVFDTMLASYILNPDSKHNLSDLSQRYLGLTAKSYLDLVPKGKTIADIDIPAVADYCGMDVYSTFGLVVKLREELEEIPSLYKLFLQVEQPLEEVLAEMEYTGVRIDLPYLQKFSVQLETDLARIEQIAYSSIPASELKGYFVTIWEQNQPDLVSIKQKKYDTLPSPILKAYFHKTLKELPKIDLLDIKQKITDALPRDIVNLNSPEQLSELLFDILRLNSKKSRKTSSKGYYSTSADILENLQGEHPFIDALLEYRTLHKLYSTYVKSLPKLVRSDTQRLHTDFNQTVTDTGRLSSSNPNLQNIPIGTAFSRQIRKAFLPEPGWLMVAADYSQIELRILAHLSQEPILLQAYQQNEDVHTVTARLIFEKEDITSDERRAAKTINFGVIYGMGSLKFSRSTGIDKVVANEFIKRFNERYPKVFAYLEGVKKQAIALGYVETILGRRRYFEFTSNSLRSLKGSNPDEIDLSKLKNLGPYDAGLLRSAANAPIQGSSADIIKIAMARLHEVLKKYQARLLLQVHDELVFEVPPQEWEELQPQIKSIMENAVQLSVPLVVDVRAGENWMETK; translated from the coding sequence ATGTCCCAAACTTCCGATTCTGCAACCACAACACGCCCTACGTTCATCCTTATCGATGGACACTCGCTAGCCTTTCGTTCATACTTCGCTTTCGCCAAAGGACGAGACGGCGGATTGCGGACAAAGACTGGTATTCCTACCAGTGTATGTTTTGGCTTTCTCAAGTCCCTGCTAGAGGTAATGGCTACACAACAGCCAGAAGCAATAACTGTAGCCTTTGATTTAGGCTTACCAACTTTCCGTCATGAAGCTGATGATACTTATAAAGCTGATCGTCCGGGGACACCAGAAGATTTTGTTCCCGACTTGAAAAATCTCCAAGAGCTACTCACAGGCTTTAATTTGCCAATTTTCACGGCTCCTGGTTATGAAGCGGATGATGTATTGGGAACCCTAGCACAAAGAGCGACTGCGGCTGGGTATAAAGTGAAGATTTTAACAGGCGATCGCGATTTATTTCAACTCATCGACCTCGATAAAGAAATCACCGTTCTTAATTTTAGTCCAGATGCTTGGAAGCGCTCTACAAATAGCATCACTGAATTTGGCCCAGAACAAGTCCAAGAAAAAATGGGGATTTTACCTTCGCAAGTTGTCGATTTTAAAGCCCTGTGTGGTGACAAATCAGATAATATTCCTGGGGTGAGAGGAATTGGTGAAAAGACAGCAGTGCAGTTATTGAAAGCCTACGGTTCCTTAGACCAAATTTATGCTGCATTACCTGAAATCAAAGGAGCAACTCAGAAGAAACTTGTAGATGGTAAAGAAGATGCAGAGAAATCTCGTTACTTAGCAAGTATAGTTTTAGATGTGCCGCTGGAAGTTGATTTAGCAGCTTGTAAATTAACAGGGTTTGATAAAAATATCCTGGCACCAATTTTAGAAAAATTAGAATTTAACCGTTTCTTAGACAAAATCGACGAACTCCAGCAGCGGTTTGGTGGCAAAGTTGCAGCAGCGCCAAAAGCAGAAATAGCTGATGGAGAAGAATTTGCAGACGAAAGTGTGGCATTTTTCAGTTTTGCTGAGACACAAGCTGCACAAAAACAAGCTGCTTCACCAATTCAACCACGCATCATTAATACTGAAGCGAAACTTACCGAGTTGGTGAGCCTATTGCAAAAATTCACTAATCCAGAAATACCTGTTGCTTGGGATACTGAAACCACAGATTTAGAGCCACGAAACGCCTCTTTAGTGGGGATTGGTTGCTGTTGGGGAACGAAACTAGATGAGATGGCTTATATTCCCCTTGGACACAAAATTGGGGAGAATCTGAATCAAGATGTGGCGCTAAAATTACTACGTCCAATTTTAGAAAGTGCTGATTATCCTAAAGCTTTGCAAAATGCTAAATTTGACCGCTTAGTGCTACGGTGTCAAGGAATTAACTTGGCGGGTTTAGTGTTTGATACCATGTTAGCCAGTTATATTTTAAATCCAGATTCTAAACATAACTTGAGTGATTTGTCTCAGCGATATTTAGGTTTAACGGCGAAAAGTTATTTAGATTTAGTTCCTAAAGGTAAAACTATCGCTGATATTGATATTCCTGCGGTAGCAGATTACTGCGGAATGGATGTCTATTCTACATTTGGTTTAGTAGTAAAATTACGTGAAGAACTAGAAGAAATTCCCAGTTTATATAAGTTATTTCTGCAAGTGGAACAGCCGCTAGAGGAAGTTTTAGCGGAAATGGAATATACAGGTGTCCGTATTGATTTACCTTATCTGCAAAAGTTTTCTGTTCAGTTAGAAACTGATTTAGCACGAATTGAGCAAATAGCCTATAGTTCTATACCTGCTTCTGAGTTAAAAGGCTATTTTGTAACTATATGGGAGCAAAACCAACCTGATTTAGTATCTATTAAGCAAAAAAAATACGATACTCTACCAAGTCCCATCTTAAAAGCTTATTTCCATAAAACACTCAAAGAATTGCCAAAAATAGATTTACTTGATATTAAACAGAAAATTACTGATGCTTTGCCACGTGATATTGTCAATTTAAACTCACCTGAACAATTAAGTGAATTACTATTTGATATACTTCGGCTAAATAGCAAAAAGTCGCGTAAAACATCTAGTAAGGGTTATTACTCTACCTCTGCTGACATACTAGAAAATCTGCAAGGAGAACACCCATTTATTGATGCCCTCCTAGAGTATCGTACCTTGCACAAACTTTATTCTACCTATGTGAAATCTCTACCCAAGCTAGTACGTTCAGACACGCAGCGATTGCACACAGATTTTAATCAGACTGTTACAGATACTGGACGTTTGTCTTCTTCTAATCCAAATTTGCAAAATATTCCTATTGGTACTGCTTTTAGTCGTCAAATTCGTAAAGCATTTTTACCGGAACCAGGCTGGTTAATGGTGGCTGCTGATTACTCACAAATCGAGTTGCGGATTTTGGCTCATTTGAGTCAAGAGCCGATATTATTGCAAGCGTATCAGCAAAATGAAGATGTTCACACTGTAACAGCAAGGTTAATTTTTGAAAAAGAAGATATCACATCAGATGAGAGAAGGGCAGCAAAAACTATTAATTTTGGTGTGATTTATGGTATGGGTTCGCTGAAATTTTCGCGCTCAACGGGGATAGATAAAGTTGTTGCTAACGAGTTTATTAAGCGATTTAACGAACGCTATCCTAAAGTTTTTGCATATTTGGAAGGTGTAAAAAAGCAAGCGATCGCCCTTGGTTATGTAGAAACTATTCTCGGTCGTCGGCGCTATTTTGAGTTTACTAGTAACAGTTTACGCTCTCTTAAAGGTAGCAACCCAGATGAGATTGATTTAAGCAAGTTAAAAAATTTGGGTCCGTATGATGCGGGTTTATTACGCTCTGCTGCTAATGCACCAATTCAAGGTTCTAGTGCTGATATTATCAAAATCGCTATGGCAAGATTGCATGAGGTTTTGAAGAAATATCAAGCACGTCTGTTGTTGCAAGTTCACGATGAATTAGTGTTTGAAGTTCCTCCCCAAGAGTGGGAAGAATTACAACCACAAATTAAATCGATTATGGAAAATGCTGTGCAATTAAGTGTGCCGTTAGTAGTAGATGTACGCGCTGGTGAGAACTGGATGGAGACAAAGTAA
- a CDS encoding Cof-type HAD-IIB family hydrolase translates to MHKAFTTGNQTVAIEEIKLLVLDIDGTISGHSNTLSTRVKQAIAAVQARGIHVAIATGRMYRSALRFHQEISSTLPLAAYQGAWIQDPSDQKIHRHLAVSREMAHQLLDYFEQPELRSLLSVHFYINDQLYVRELTTETQLYAERSDITAIPVGDLRQALANEPTKVLALCDDTNVIQDILGDLRRQYTPSELYLTTSVATFFEATNAAVNKGTAVRYLAEELLGLQKHNVMTIGDNFNDVEMLDYAALGVAMGNAPTEVQAIAQWIAPTVEEDGAAVAIEKFLLA, encoded by the coding sequence ATGCACAAAGCATTTACCACTGGCAATCAGACTGTGGCTATAGAAGAAATCAAACTACTGGTTCTAGATATAGATGGCACGATATCCGGACACTCTAATACTCTTAGCACCCGCGTCAAGCAGGCGATCGCTGCGGTTCAAGCACGAGGAATTCATGTGGCGATCGCTACTGGTCGCATGTACCGTTCTGCCTTACGCTTTCACCAAGAAATTAGCTCGACTCTACCATTAGCCGCCTATCAGGGTGCTTGGATTCAAGACCCATCTGACCAGAAAATTCATCGCCATTTGGCTGTTTCCAGAGAAATGGCTCACCAGCTACTAGACTATTTTGAACAGCCGGAATTGCGATCGCTTTTATCTGTTCACTTTTACATCAATGACCAGCTCTATGTCCGAGAGTTAACCACAGAAACCCAACTCTATGCGGAACGTTCTGATATTACTGCGATTCCTGTAGGTGATTTGCGCCAAGCGTTAGCTAATGAGCCTACAAAGGTTCTGGCTTTGTGCGACGACACAAATGTCATTCAAGATATTTTAGGTGATTTACGTCGCCAATACACACCATCTGAGCTTTATCTCACAACATCCGTTGCTACCTTCTTTGAAGCAACTAATGCTGCTGTCAACAAGGGAACTGCTGTGCGTTACCTAGCGGAAGAACTACTAGGATTACAAAAACACAACGTCATGACTATTGGTGATAACTTTAATGATGTGGAAATGCTAGACTATGCTGCCCTTGGTGTAGCTATGGGCAACGCACCAACAGAAGTACAGGCGATCGCTCAATGGATAGCTCCTACTGTAGAGGAAGACGGGGCTGCTGTAGCGATTGAGAAATTTTTACTGGCTTAG
- a CDS encoding glutamyl-tRNA reductase, with product MNIAVVGLSHKTAPVEIREKLSIPEAQIESAIAHLLSYPHIDEVAILSTCNRLEIYIVTPEIEYGIREVTQFLAEYSKLLTPSLRQHLFTLLHDDAVMHVLRVAAGLDSLVLGEGQILAQVKHTHKLGQQYNGIKTILNRLFKQALTAGKRVRTETSIGTGAVSISSAAVELAHLKVDNLAASRVAILGAGKMSRLLVQHLISKGAVQITILNRSRDRALELTKQFPEQPIKIHLLSEMLSVIAESDLVFTSTSSTDPILDRAKLEMVLEPHQPLMLFDISVPRNVHTDVNDLANVQAFNVDDLKAVVAQNYESRRQMAQEAEKILDEEGEAFDIWWRSLETVTTISCLRNKIETIREQELQKALSRLGSEFGDKHQEVIEALTKGIVNKILHDPMVQLRAQQDVEARRRCMQTLQMLFNLDAEEQFS from the coding sequence ATGAATATTGCAGTGGTGGGGTTAAGCCATAAAACAGCCCCAGTGGAAATTCGGGAAAAGCTGAGTATTCCAGAAGCTCAGATTGAAAGTGCGATCGCTCACCTTCTCAGCTATCCCCACATTGACGAGGTTGCAATTCTCAGTACTTGTAACCGTCTGGAAATTTATATTGTGACTCCGGAAATTGAGTATGGTATCCGGGAAGTTACACAATTTCTGGCGGAATACAGCAAATTACTGACACCATCTCTACGACAACATTTATTTACTTTGCTCCATGATGATGCAGTCATGCATGTGCTGCGAGTAGCGGCTGGATTAGATAGTCTGGTACTCGGAGAAGGTCAAATTTTGGCTCAGGTCAAGCATACTCACAAACTGGGACAGCAGTATAACGGTATAAAAACAATTTTAAATCGGTTATTTAAGCAAGCACTGACAGCTGGTAAGCGGGTGCGTACAGAAACTAGCATTGGGACTGGTGCAGTTTCTATCAGTTCAGCGGCTGTGGAATTGGCGCATCTGAAAGTGGATAACTTAGCCGCTAGCCGAGTCGCCATTCTAGGCGCTGGTAAAATGTCGCGGCTATTGGTGCAGCACCTAATTTCTAAAGGCGCTGTGCAAATTACAATTTTAAATCGTTCCCGCGATCGCGCTCTGGAATTAACCAAGCAGTTCCCAGAACAACCAATCAAAATTCATCTGTTGTCGGAAATGTTATCTGTAATTGCCGAAAGCGATTTAGTGTTTACTAGCACTTCGTCTACAGACCCTATTCTTGACCGCGCTAAGTTAGAGATGGTTTTAGAACCTCATCAGCCTCTAATGTTATTTGATATTTCCGTGCCGCGTAATGTCCACACGGACGTAAATGACTTAGCAAACGTGCAAGCTTTTAATGTCGATGATTTAAAAGCAGTAGTTGCACAAAACTATGAAAGTCGTCGCCAAATGGCTCAGGAAGCAGAGAAGATATTAGATGAGGAAGGAGAAGCTTTTGATATTTGGTGGCGATCGCTCGAAACTGTCACCACCATCAGCTGTCTGCGAAACAAAATTGAAACTATCCGCGAACAAGAATTACAAAAGGCTTTGTCACGGCTGGGTTCGGAATTCGGAGATAAACATCAAGAAGTAATCGAAGCATTAACAAAAGGAATAGTTAACAAAATCTTACACGACCCGATGGTGCAATTGCGCGCACAACAGGATGTTGAAGCTAGACGGCGATGTATGCAGACTTTGCAGATGTTGTTCAATCTGGATGCAGAAGAGCAGTTTAGTTGA
- a CDS encoding LEVG family PEP-CTERM protein has protein sequence MNYKLRSEQKIFMLTLKPFYKVIAASTIGLSVLSATSAAHATNLVPQQEGEIKLTNLACLSDTNPKCLDTSLGANGYTVTSLNYDSQFSLSRLFVDEKDTANDYSKFGIQFLSQDLGTNPGEGQYWLRPVAYNADVVKADPAKTSSAVKTVSVLSGTPGTQTITEPATKVTTTNSKGEKVTTTTSIEKTIETYLDGNKLKQKTTTKTTTQKTTVTPGKPVEKGSLEVGKFQFDFNNPLAGIKLSFFDVEDTNHTGILSYINGAGKTISIKELLTGKEDGNLQTLTIKDVKSFVVQLGNPGQQYGYTDSKFGPPQHGDGVNFQLKTVPEPGTVGGLGALAVLGMMSRRQRKSKIA, from the coding sequence ATGAACTACAAACTGCGTTCTGAACAAAAGATTTTTATGTTGACATTAAAGCCTTTTTACAAAGTTATAGCTGCATCTACCATCGGTCTGAGTGTTTTGTCTGCTACCTCTGCAGCCCACGCGACTAATTTAGTTCCTCAACAAGAAGGAGAAATTAAACTCACTAACCTGGCATGTCTGAGTGATACAAACCCCAAATGTCTTGACACAAGTTTGGGAGCAAATGGTTACACAGTAACTAGCTTGAATTACGATTCACAGTTTTCTTTGAGCCGCTTGTTTGTAGATGAAAAAGACACAGCTAACGATTACTCAAAGTTTGGAATTCAGTTTCTGTCTCAGGATTTAGGTACTAATCCTGGTGAAGGACAGTATTGGTTGCGTCCTGTAGCTTATAACGCTGATGTTGTGAAAGCAGACCCAGCTAAGACATCTAGCGCAGTAAAGACTGTTAGTGTGCTATCAGGTACTCCAGGCACACAGACTATTACAGAACCTGCTACAAAGGTGACAACGACAAACTCTAAAGGTGAAAAGGTTACAACAACAACATCTATTGAAAAAACAATAGAGACCTACCTTGACGGTAACAAACTGAAACAGAAAACTACTACCAAAACAACAACTCAGAAAACAACGGTTACTCCTGGTAAGCCTGTTGAAAAAGGGTCATTAGAAGTTGGTAAGTTCCAATTTGACTTTAACAATCCCCTCGCAGGGATAAAGCTGAGTTTCTTTGATGTAGAAGACACGAATCATACAGGGATTTTGAGCTACATCAACGGTGCAGGTAAAACTATTTCCATTAAGGAATTGCTCACCGGGAAGGAAGACGGAAATCTCCAGACACTCACCATAAAGGATGTGAAATCCTTCGTAGTGCAACTGGGTAATCCCGGACAACAATATGGCTACACAGATAGCAAATTTGGTCCTCCACAACATGGTGATGGTGTGAATTTCCAATTAAAAACTGTGCCTGAACCTGGTACTGTAGGAGGACTGGGTGCTTTAGCAGTGTTAGGTATGATGAGCAGACGGCAACGCAAAAGTAAAATTGCATAA
- a CDS encoding zinc-binding dehydrogenase, whose translation MLAALLYGQEDLRLEEVADPTPADGEVVIQVGAATTCGTDLKVWRRGGHAKMLKPPTLFGHEAAGKIVALGKGVRNWQIGDRIVANNSAPCMECFFCQRQEYSLCPNLTWNNGTFAEYLKIPAPIVQHNMLRIPDELPYELAAMTEPLACVLHGIGRSHIKARDRVVVLGDGAIGLMFVATLADAGQAEVWLWGGNDHRLEIGKKLGAAQTFNYHQISDMPSVVKELTQGWGADVVIEATGVPSVWESAIACARPGATVNLFGGCPRDTTITVNTEQLHYSELTLKGVFHNTPEYVRAALELIASRRIAFELLISEQRPLKDLAQVFSDMKARKVIKVALISEQ comes from the coding sequence GTGCTAGCGGCGTTGCTTTATGGTCAAGAAGATTTACGCCTAGAGGAGGTTGCTGATCCTACTCCGGCGGATGGTGAGGTGGTGATCCAAGTGGGAGCAGCTACTACTTGTGGTACAGATTTGAAGGTATGGCGTCGTGGCGGCCATGCCAAGATGCTGAAACCACCAACGCTGTTTGGTCATGAGGCTGCAGGTAAGATTGTGGCTTTGGGTAAGGGTGTCAGGAATTGGCAAATAGGCGATCGCATTGTCGCTAATAATTCTGCTCCATGCATGGAATGCTTTTTTTGTCAACGCCAAGAATATTCCTTATGTCCTAATTTAACTTGGAATAATGGCACATTTGCGGAATACCTGAAAATTCCCGCACCGATTGTGCAGCATAATATGTTGCGGATTCCTGACGAGTTGCCATATGAATTGGCAGCGATGACGGAACCTTTAGCTTGTGTGTTGCATGGGATAGGGCGTTCCCATATTAAAGCTAGAGACAGGGTGGTTGTGTTGGGAGATGGGGCAATTGGGCTGATGTTTGTGGCAACTTTGGCAGATGCTGGACAAGCTGAAGTATGGTTGTGGGGAGGGAATGACCACAGGCTAGAAATTGGTAAAAAACTCGGTGCAGCCCAGACTTTTAATTATCATCAAATTTCTGATATGCCTAGTGTGGTGAAAGAACTCACCCAAGGATGGGGTGCGGATGTGGTAATTGAAGCGACTGGTGTACCTAGTGTATGGGAAAGTGCGATCGCTTGTGCCCGTCCCGGTGCAACTGTAAACTTATTTGGTGGCTGTCCACGGGATACCACGATTACAGTCAATACAGAACAACTACACTACAGCGAACTGACTTTGAAGGGCGTATTTCACAACACACCAGAATACGTCCGCGCCGCTCTGGAACTGATTGCTAGTCGCAGAATTGCTTTTGAATTATTAATTAGCGAACAGCGCCCATTAAAAGATTTAGCACAGGTATTTTCTGATATGAAAGCGCGTAAAGTAATTAAAGTAGCACTAATCAGTGAACAGTGA
- the glpX gene encoding class II fructose-bisphosphatase, with protein sequence MENTLGLEIIEVVEQAAIASAKWMGKGEKNTADQVAVEAMRERMNKIYMRGRIVIGEGERDDAPMLYIGEEVGICTQPDAKSFCNPDELVEIDIAVDPCEGTNLVAYGQPGSMAVLAISEKGGLFAAPDFYMKKLAAPPAAKGKVDINKSATENLKILSEALDRGIDELVIVVMKRDRHNDLIKEIRDAGARVQLISDGDVGAAISCGFAGTNIHALMGIGAAPEGVISAAAMRALGGHFQGQLIYDPAVVKTGLIGESKQANLDRLSSMGITDPDKVYDAHELASGKDVLFAGCGITSGNLMQGVRFFKGGARTHSLVISTQSNTARFVDTIHLHDQPKVVQLH encoded by the coding sequence GTGGAAAATACACTTGGGTTAGAGATTATTGAAGTAGTAGAGCAAGCCGCGATCGCATCCGCTAAGTGGATGGGTAAAGGCGAAAAGAACACTGCAGACCAAGTAGCGGTGGAAGCTATGCGGGAGCGGATGAATAAGATTTACATGCGAGGTCGCATTGTAATTGGGGAAGGAGAACGTGATGACGCCCCCATGCTATACATCGGGGAAGAAGTCGGTATCTGTACCCAACCAGATGCTAAAAGCTTCTGTAACCCTGATGAATTAGTCGAAATTGACATTGCCGTTGACCCTTGTGAAGGTACAAACTTAGTCGCATACGGTCAACCTGGTTCAATGGCTGTCTTGGCAATTTCCGAGAAAGGCGGATTATTCGCTGCACCTGACTTCTACATGAAGAAATTAGCTGCACCTCCAGCCGCTAAGGGTAAGGTAGACATCAACAAGTCAGCTACAGAAAACCTCAAGATTCTCTCCGAGGCTCTAGACCGTGGTATTGATGAACTTGTGATAGTTGTCATGAAGCGCGATCGCCACAATGATTTGATCAAGGAAATCCGCGATGCTGGTGCCAGAGTGCAACTGATTTCTGATGGTGACGTGGGTGCAGCCATCTCCTGTGGTTTTGCTGGTACTAACATCCATGCGCTCATGGGTATCGGTGCTGCGCCTGAAGGCGTGATCTCCGCAGCCGCAATGCGTGCTTTGGGCGGACACTTCCAAGGTCAACTGATCTACGATCCAGCAGTAGTGAAAACAGGTTTGATTGGGGAAAGCAAGCAAGCTAACCTAGATCGTCTGAGTTCTATGGGTATCACTGACCCTGATAAGGTTTATGATGCTCACGAATTGGCCTCTGGTAAAGATGTTCTGTTTGCTGGTTGTGGTATTACCAGCGGTAATTTGATGCAAGGTGTACGCTTCTTCAAAGGCGGCGCTAGAACCCATAGCTTGGTTATTTCTACCCAGTCAAACACTGCTCGTTTTGTAGACACAATCCATTTGCATGACCAGCCTAAGGTTGTGCAATTGCACTAG
- a CDS encoding extracellular solute-binding protein, which produces MDRRSFLLGTGTLALSQLLVGCGGKNQTQLNVQLLKGSIPGQVVNQFHKSLQQQAQLKFAPVEQIQDLFKQLQSWQQKPKANDEQGWRRFIPFGQSQNSPAANLVTLGDYWLKAAIEQKLIQPLEVKQVKQWSALDERWHKLVTRNDQGILDAQGKVWAAPYRWGSTVIVYNRDKFKELGWTPSDWGDLWREEVRSRISLLNQPREVIGLTLKKLGKSYNTENLDQVPDLEKELRRLNQQVKFYASTTYLEPLITEDTWLAVAWSDDVMPVLARYPQLAAIIPQSGTAVWVDLWVRPASVSKDTLSDQWIDFCWQPNIAKQISLLTKSNSPISTNIVASEIQEKLRNLLLSNREVFDKSEFLLPLNSTASKQYESLFAKIKA; this is translated from the coding sequence ATGGATAGAAGGTCTTTTTTGTTAGGTACAGGTACGCTGGCGCTTTCGCAATTACTCGTGGGGTGCGGCGGTAAAAACCAGACGCAGCTGAATGTACAGTTATTAAAAGGTTCTATTCCTGGTCAGGTAGTTAATCAATTTCACAAAAGTTTGCAGCAACAAGCACAGTTAAAGTTTGCACCAGTAGAGCAGATACAGGATTTATTTAAGCAGTTGCAGAGTTGGCAGCAGAAGCCAAAAGCTAATGATGAACAAGGATGGAGGCGTTTTATACCTTTTGGGCAATCCCAAAACTCTCCAGCGGCCAATTTGGTGACATTAGGCGATTATTGGCTAAAAGCGGCTATTGAGCAGAAACTAATTCAACCACTGGAAGTAAAACAGGTAAAACAGTGGTCTGCTTTAGATGAAAGATGGCACAAATTAGTCACACGCAATGACCAAGGTATTCTGGATGCTCAAGGGAAAGTTTGGGCGGCTCCTTACCGTTGGGGTAGTACGGTGATTGTGTATAACCGTGACAAGTTCAAAGAATTGGGTTGGACACCGAGTGATTGGGGTGACTTGTGGCGTGAGGAAGTGCGATCGCGCATTTCTTTACTCAACCAACCACGGGAAGTGATAGGCTTGACTCTGAAGAAGCTAGGAAAATCCTACAATACAGAGAATCTCGACCAAGTACCAGACTTGGAAAAAGAACTCAGGAGATTAAACCAACAAGTTAAGTTCTACGCTTCCACTACTTACCTAGAACCCCTAATCACTGAAGATACTTGGTTAGCAGTGGCTTGGTCTGATGATGTGATGCCTGTTCTCGCACGCTATCCACAGCTAGCGGCAATTATTCCTCAATCAGGAACAGCAGTTTGGGTTGACTTGTGGGTGCGTCCAGCTAGTGTTAGTAAAGACACTTTATCTGATCAATGGATTGATTTTTGTTGGCAACCAAACATTGCTAAACAAATTTCTTTGCTGACCAAAAGTAATTCCCCAATTTCTACAAATATTGTCGCATCAGAAATTCAGGAAAAATTACGGAATTTGTTATTGAGTAATCGTGAGGTTTTTGATAAAAGTGAGTTTTTACTTCCCTTAAACTCAACAGCTAGCAAACAATATGAGTCTTTGTTTGCCAAAATCAAGGCTTAA